One Janthinobacterium sp. TB1-E2 genomic region harbors:
- a CDS encoding efflux RND transporter permease subunit, translated as MPQFFINRPVFAWVVAVFIVLFGLIAIPQLPIARFPSVAPPSVSISANYPGATPQTMNDSVVGLIERELSGVKHLLYFESSTDTSGSASITVTFQPGTDPEMAQVDVQNRLKAIEPRLPQAVRQNGLTVESASSGFLMIVSLISDNGQHDEVALGDYLARNVTEELRRIPGVGKVQLFGSERAMRIWVDPAKLVSYNIAMGELTAAIAQQNAQIAPGRLGDSPAVHGQRVTIPLTVQGQLQTPAEFAAIVLRANADGSKVTIGDVAKVSLGAQSFNFSIRENGQAASGAAIMLSPGANAVQTASAVRARMAELAHTMPAGIKYSVPFDTAPFVKISIEKVVITLLEAMVLVFLVMYLFLQKIRYTLIPAIVAPIALMGTFTVMLMAGYSVNVLTMFGMVLAIGIIVDDAIVVVEAVERLMATEGLSPKEATSKAMREITGAVVGITLVLTAVFIPMALASGSVGAIYRQFTLAMAVSILFSAFLALTLTPALCATMLKPIGPHDHDKKGFFLWFDRGFERMTARYEKGVVAMVKRAGRSMVLYGAIVTALGVAFMQLPSAFLPEEDQGYFITSIQLPSDATMERTLDVVKLYEQHVATRPGIEVNQSILGFSFSGAGPNAGLAFTMLKDWKERNGATAQEEVALAQAAMSQAKEGMIMSLMPPAIDELGNSSGFSMRLQDRANQGVAALQAAQNQLLGLAAQSGKVAGVYPDGLPPGASVRLDIDRTKAEALGVSFTAIADMLTAAMGSTYVNDFPNAGRMQQVIIQADAPSRMQLNDVLALRIRNNAGGMVALGELVRPVWSESPLQLVRYQGYPAARISGSAAPGVSSGDAMLEMERLVKQLPPGFALAWTGQSLQEKESASQAPMLMALSMLVVFLVLAALYESWSIPVSVMLVVPLGLLGAVLAVMSRGMPNDVFFKVGMITIIGLSAKNAILIVEYARQLQAQGKGLVEATVEAARLRLRPILMTSLAFALGVVPLMLATGASAETQHAIGTGVFGGMITATVLAVFFVPVFFVVVLGAVDKMGTYFNKRSNRIAVKTVEGEL; from the coding sequence ATGCCTCAATTTTTCATCAACCGCCCCGTCTTTGCGTGGGTGGTGGCGGTCTTCATCGTCCTGTTCGGACTGATCGCCATACCGCAATTGCCGATTGCGCGCTTCCCCTCGGTGGCGCCGCCCAGTGTCAGCATCAGCGCCAACTACCCTGGCGCCACGCCGCAAACCATGAACGATTCCGTGGTCGGCCTGATCGAACGCGAACTGTCGGGCGTCAAGCACCTGCTGTATTTCGAGTCGTCCACCGATACGTCGGGTTCGGCCTCGATCACCGTCACCTTCCAGCCGGGAACGGATCCGGAAATGGCCCAGGTGGACGTGCAAAACCGCCTGAAAGCCATCGAACCGCGCCTGCCGCAAGCCGTGCGGCAAAACGGCTTGACGGTGGAATCGGCGTCGTCCGGCTTCCTGATGATCGTCAGCCTGATTTCCGACAACGGCCAGCATGACGAAGTAGCGCTGGGCGACTACCTGGCGCGCAACGTGACGGAAGAACTGCGCCGCATTCCCGGCGTGGGCAAGGTGCAGCTGTTCGGCTCCGAGCGGGCCATGCGCATCTGGGTCGATCCGGCCAAGCTGGTGTCGTACAACATCGCCATGGGCGAACTGACGGCGGCCATCGCGCAGCAAAATGCGCAGATCGCCCCGGGCCGCCTCGGCGACTCGCCCGCCGTGCACGGCCAGCGCGTGACCATTCCGCTGACGGTGCAGGGCCAGCTGCAGACGCCGGCCGAATTTGCGGCCATCGTGCTGCGCGCGAATGCGGACGGCTCGAAAGTGACGATCGGCGACGTGGCGAAAGTGTCGCTGGGCGCACAAAGCTTCAACTTCAGCATCCGCGAAAACGGGCAAGCCGCGTCGGGCGCCGCCATCATGCTGTCGCCCGGCGCCAACGCCGTGCAGACGGCCAGCGCCGTGCGCGCGCGCATGGCCGAACTGGCGCATACCATGCCGGCCGGGATCAAATATTCGGTACCGTTCGATACGGCGCCGTTCGTGAAGATCTCGATCGAGAAGGTCGTCATCACCTTGCTGGAAGCGATGGTGCTGGTCTTCCTCGTCATGTATCTGTTCCTGCAAAAGATACGCTACACCTTGATTCCCGCCATCGTCGCGCCGATCGCCCTGATGGGTACCTTCACGGTCATGCTGATGGCCGGCTATTCCGTCAACGTGCTGACCATGTTCGGCATGGTGCTGGCCATCGGCATCATCGTCGATGACGCCATCGTCGTGGTGGAAGCCGTCGAGCGCCTGATGGCCACCGAAGGCTTGTCACCGAAGGAAGCGACGTCGAAAGCGATGCGCGAAATCACCGGGGCGGTCGTGGGCATCACCCTGGTGCTGACGGCCGTGTTCATCCCGATGGCGCTGGCCAGCGGTTCCGTCGGTGCGATCTACCGCCAGTTCACCCTGGCCATGGCCGTGTCGATTCTGTTCTCGGCATTCCTGGCGCTGACCCTGACGCCGGCCCTGTGCGCCACCATGTTGAAACCCATCGGCCCGCACGACCATGACAAGAAAGGCTTCTTCCTGTGGTTCGACCGCGGTTTTGAGCGCATGACGGCGCGCTATGAAAAGGGCGTGGTGGCGATGGTGAAACGCGCGGGCCGCTCGATGGTGCTGTATGGCGCCATCGTCACGGCGCTGGGCGTGGCCTTCATGCAGCTGCCGTCGGCCTTCTTGCCGGAGGAAGACCAGGGATACTTCATCACCTCGATCCAGCTGCCGTCCGACGCGACGATGGAGCGCACGCTCGACGTCGTCAAGCTGTACGAGCAGCACGTGGCCACGCGGCCCGGCATCGAAGTGAACCAGTCTATTCTCGGTTTCAGCTTTTCCGGCGCGGGCCCGAATGCGGGCCTGGCGTTCACCATGCTGAAGGACTGGAAAGAGCGCAACGGCGCCACGGCGCAGGAAGAAGTGGCGCTGGCGCAGGCGGCCATGTCGCAGGCGAAGGAGGGCATGATCATGAGCCTGATGCCGCCCGCCATCGATGAACTGGGTAACTCGTCCGGCTTTTCCATGCGCCTGCAAGACCGCGCCAACCAGGGTGTCGCTGCCTTGCAGGCGGCGCAGAACCAGTTGCTGGGCCTGGCCGCGCAAAGCGGCAAGGTGGCGGGCGTGTATCCGGACGGTTTGCCACCGGGCGCCAGCGTGCGCCTCGACATCGACCGCACCAAGGCCGAAGCGCTGGGCGTGTCGTTTACGGCGATTGCCGACATGCTGACGGCTGCCATGGGCTCGACCTATGTCAATGATTTCCCGAATGCCGGCCGCATGCAGCAGGTGATCATCCAGGCCGATGCGCCGTCGCGCATGCAACTGAACGACGTGCTGGCCCTGCGCATCCGCAATAACGCGGGCGGCATGGTGGCGCTGGGCGAGCTGGTGCGTCCCGTGTGGAGCGAGTCGCCGCTGCAGCTGGTGCGCTACCAGGGTTATCCGGCGGCGCGCATTTCGGGCAGCGCGGCGCCGGGCGTATCGAGCGGCGACGCCATGCTGGAAATGGAACGGCTCGTGAAACAGCTGCCACCGGGCTTCGCGCTGGCGTGGACGGGCCAGTCGCTGCAAGAGAAGGAATCGGCCTCACAGGCACCGATGCTGATGGCGCTGTCGATGCTGGTGGTCTTCCTCGTGCTGGCGGCCCTGTATGAAAGCTGGTCGATTCCCGTCTCCGTGATGCTGGTCGTGCCGCTGGGATTGCTGGGCGCCGTGCTGGCCGTGATGTCGCGCGGCATGCCGAACGACGTGTTCTTCAAGGTGGGCATGATCACGATCATCGGCCTGTCGGCGAAGAATGCCATTTTGATCGTTGAATATGCGCGCCAGCTGCAGGCGCAAGGCAAGGGCTTGGTCGAGGCGACGGTGGAAGCGGCAAGGCTGCGCTTGCGCCCGATTTTGATGACGTCGCTGGCGTTCGCGCTGGGCGTGGTGCCGCTGATGCTGGCCACGGGCGCCAGCGCCGAGACGCAGCACGCGATCGGCACGGGCGTGTTCGGTGGCATGATCACCGCCACCGTGCTGGCCGTGTTTTTCGTGCCCGTGTTCTTTGTCGTGGTGCTGGGCGCCGTCGACAAGATGGGCACGTACTTCAACAAACGCAGTAACCGCATCGCCGTCAAGACGGTGGAAGGAGAGTTGTAA
- a CDS encoding efflux transporter outer membrane subunit: protein MRLFFMTPLAALALSACSLTPPLVKPAAPIPAAYAEVSAPGSVDTAADLGWRQMLLDARLQRLVDIALENNRDLRVAALNVEAVRAQYQIQDAGRYPAIGANAGGVRQRGADAVTQNQFTAGIAMSAFEIDLFGRLRSLSDAAFARYLATQQGQRAARMALIGAVADAYLEQRLAEEQLALARQTLLDWRQALVLTQRLHGAQQGSGLDVAQAQGQAATAEADVQARERASALARNNLELLLGAPLPADLPAGRALDGQPVLTQLPPGLPSDLLARRPDILQAEYALVAANAEIGAARAAFFPRLSLTASLGFASPELGDLFRGSARSWSFAPQVTQPLFQGGQLRAELQLSRLRKDVAVLQYEQAIQVAFREVRDGLAGSATYAQQIDAQQRVVVAAQQRQRLSQLRYDAGQDSRLELLDAQRQSYAAQQALLDARRDQFKSAVALYKALGGGLEE from the coding sequence ATGCGTTTATTCTTTATGACGCCCCTGGCCGCGCTGGCCTTGTCGGCGTGTTCCTTGACGCCGCCGCTGGTCAAGCCGGCGGCGCCGATACCTGCAGCGTATGCCGAGGTCTCCGCACCGGGCAGTGTGGACACTGCGGCGGACCTGGGCTGGCGCCAGATGCTGCTCGATGCGCGCCTGCAGCGCCTGGTCGACATTGCGCTGGAAAACAACCGCGATTTGCGCGTGGCGGCCCTCAACGTGGAAGCCGTGCGGGCCCAGTACCAGATCCAGGATGCGGGCCGCTATCCGGCCATCGGCGCCAATGCTGGCGGCGTGCGCCAGCGCGGCGCCGATGCGGTGACGCAAAACCAATTCACGGCCGGCATCGCCATGAGCGCGTTCGAGATCGACCTGTTCGGCCGCCTGCGTTCCCTGTCGGACGCCGCGTTTGCCCGCTACCTGGCCACGCAGCAGGGCCAGCGCGCTGCGCGCATGGCCCTGATCGGCGCCGTGGCCGATGCCTACCTGGAACAGCGGTTGGCCGAGGAACAGCTGGCGCTGGCCCGGCAAACCCTGCTCGACTGGCGCCAGGCGCTGGTGCTGACGCAGCGCTTGCATGGCGCGCAGCAGGGCAGCGGCCTGGACGTGGCGCAGGCGCAAGGGCAGGCCGCCACGGCGGAGGCGGACGTGCAGGCGCGCGAACGGGCCAGTGCCCTGGCGCGCAACAACCTGGAATTGCTGCTCGGCGCGCCGCTGCCCGCCGATTTGCCGGCTGGCCGCGCACTTGATGGCCAGCCCGTGCTGACGCAGCTGCCGCCCGGCCTGCCGTCGGACTTGCTGGCGCGCCGCCCAGACATCCTGCAGGCGGAATATGCGCTGGTGGCGGCGAATGCGGAAATCGGCGCCGCGCGCGCCGCCTTCTTCCCGCGCCTGTCCCTGACGGCGTCGCTGGGTTTTGCCAGCCCGGAGCTTGGTGACCTGTTCCGCGGCAGCGCGCGCAGCTGGTCGTTCGCGCCGCAAGTGACGCAGCCGCTGTTCCAGGGCGGCCAGCTGCGCGCGGAACTGCAGCTGTCGCGCCTGCGCAAGGACGTGGCCGTGCTGCAGTACGAACAGGCGATCCAGGTGGCGTTTCGTGAAGTGCGCGACGGCCTGGCCGGCAGCGCCACGTACGCGCAGCAGATCGATGCCCAACAGCGCGTGGTGGTGGCGGCGCAGCAGCGCCAGCGCCTGTCGCAGCTGCGCTACGACGCGGGCCAGGACAGCCGCCTGGAATTGCTCGACGCGCAGCGCCAGTCGTATGCGGCGCAGCAAGCCTTGCTTGACGCACGGCGCGACCAGTTCAAGTCGGCCGTGGCCTTGTACAAGGCGCTGGGGGGAGGGCTGGAGGAGTAG